A DNA window from Cydia pomonella isolate Wapato2018A chromosome 18, ilCydPomo1, whole genome shotgun sequence contains the following coding sequences:
- the LOC133527794 gene encoding three prime repair exonuclease 2-like: MSTALLMLSLSVAIMAPIATYVFLDLGTTGKDPKVDEITEFAMVAVNRQHLLETSDSRSKKLRVQNKLIRCFKVDKKMTYNAKSNGRGGFKNEDLQHECYFDKCCFLMIDNFLNTLKKPVCLIAHNGGNFDFPILKRYFTKLGVKFSDANLMYADTLLAFSDIIENTTVYEEAGTSSGNDLNENPPKKQCIARVGRVRVHAKNRKYPNTRSKQGNTEESYKLTNIYKRLLKKSPRTAHQGEADCNLMLKIAEHLGRRFVNWINDEKYNICRFPDDVRDP, encoded by the coding sequence ATGAGCACTGCATTGTtaatgttatcattatcagttGCAATTATGGCTCCGATAGCTACATACGTGTTCCTAGACCTTGGTACTACCGGTAAAGACCCAAAAGTGGACGAAATAACAGAATTCGCCATGGTGGCAGTGAATCGCCAGCACCTTCTCGAGACGAGCGATTCGCGTTCCAAAAAGCTCAGGGTTCAAAACAAGTTGATTCGCTGCTTCAAAGTTGACAAGAAAATGACTTACAATGCGAAATCTAATGGCAGAGGCGGCTTTAAGAACGAAGATCTCCAACACGAGTGCTACTTCGATAAATGTTGCTTTCTCATGATCGATAATTTCCTCAATACTCTGAAGAAACCTGTGTGCTTGATCGCGCACAACGGTGGGAACTTTGACTTCCCTATATTGAAGAGATATTTCACTAAACTCGGTGTGAAATTTTCGGATGCTAACCTCATGTATGCTGATACATTACTGGCATTCTCTGACATTATAGAGAACACAACAGTGTATGAAGAGGCTGGAACATCAAGCGGTAATGACTTGAATGAAAACCCTCCTAAAAAGCAATGTATCGCACGAgttgggcgagtccgagtcCATGCAAAAAACCGCAAATATCCGAACACACGCTCAAAACAAGGTAATACTGAAGAATCGTACAAGCtgacaaatatatataaacgatTGTTAAAGAAATCGCCTAGGACAGCACATCAAGGCGAAGCGGACTGTAACTTGATGCTGAAAATAGCAGAGCATCTTGGCCGAAGGTTTGTGAACTGGATTAAcgatgaaaaatataatatttgtcgCTTCCCTGATGACGTACGCGACCCGTAA
- the LOC133527752 gene encoding uncharacterized protein LOC133527752 — MVIAKLGKQAIQQVADILEKPPSENKFDTLKARLLSVYEETEAKRLQQLMSDMELGEQRPSQLMRRMRDLARDKIPDDTLIYFWQGHLPPSVRAVVASAESKNLESLASIADKVMETFKPNEVASIQTTSRQSSPNDFITAELAKINSRISELASSSGRGRSRRRNRSQGRARSRSRNNSRSGRTPNSPDWLCFYHYRYKTKANKCVQPCSWKGQSPTGN, encoded by the coding sequence ATGGTCATCGCAAAATTAGGAAAGCAAGCAATTCAGCAAGTTGCGGATATCCTTGAGAAGCCGCCTAGTGAGAACAAATTCGATACTCTGAAGGCCAGATTGCTTAGTGTTTACGAGGAGACAGAAGCGAAGAGGTTACAGCAATTGATGTCAGACATGGAATTGGGTGAGCAACGACCATCTCAGCTAATGAGGAGAATGCGTGACCTTGCGCGTGATAAAATTCCGGACGACACTTTAATCTATTTTTGGCAAGGTCATCTACCACCATCGGTAAGGGCAGTCGTAGCGTCAGCAGAATCAAAAAACTTAGAAAGCCTTGCAAGTATTGCCGACAAGGTCATGGAGACGTTTAAACCGAATGAAGTCGCCTCAATTCAGACAACATCGCGCCAAAGTTCACCGAATGATTTTATAACGGCGGAATTAGCGAAGATTAACAGCCGCATCAGTGAATTAGCCAGCTCTAGTGGACGAGGTAGGAGCCGAAGGAGGAACCGCAGCCAGGGACGTGCACGTAGTCGCTCACGCAACAACAGCCGCTCTGGGAGGACCCCTAACAGCCCTGATTGGTTGTGTTTCTACCATTACCGATACAAGACCAAGGCCAATAAGTGCGTGCAGCCATGCAGCTGGAAAGGACAGTCGCCGACGGGAAACTAG